DNA sequence from the Candidatus Planktophila sulfonica genome:
GGAGCCGCAGCATTCCTCTACACAACTGTCTATGAAAACACCGTCTTCAACGTCGGATTCAACATGGGTATCGCAGCATTTACTGCAGCGGTCCTCGGTGGAATCGGAAACCTTCGCGGCGCTTTCTACGGCGGTCTTGCGCTAGGAATGATGGAGCAATTCGCTTCGGCAGTCCTTGGTTCGCAATGGAAGGCAGTAACTGTCTTCGTAGTCCTAGTTCTTATTCTTCTCTTTAAACCTAATGGCCTCTTTGGTGAGGCAGTACAGCAGACGAGGACATGATGAACGCATTAAGAAACTTCAACCTTCGCGATAAAGGCGCCGAGATCTGGTCAGGCTGGAGCCGTCCGGTTCGTACTGCCTTTGTTCTCACAATGATTCTCATCGTTGGCCTGCTTCCATTCTCAGCTGAGTGGGGCCCAACGAGCTTCCTTAATACTCCAATCACTTCATTCCAGAACGTACTTGTCTACCCAGTTGGAATGTTTATCTTGATGGCCCTCGGTCTCAATATCGTGGTTGGTAAGTCTGGTCTTCTTGACCTCGGCTTCGTTGCATTCTTTGCGATCGGTGCCTACTCACAAGCAATTCTTTCAACGCTTTACGGTTGGAATACTTGGGAGATTCTTCCTTTCGGAATCATGTTCGCAATGATCTCTGGTGTCATCCTTGGTCTTCCAGCGCTACGTCTTCGTGGCGATTACCTAGCAATCATCACGCTCGGATTCGGTGAGATCGTACGTATCGTCGCTCTCAACATCTCAGTTACTGGTGGTCCTAACGGAATCGCTGGTATTCCAAACCCACCAACAATCTTCGGATTTGAATTCAATCTGATGTTCCCAGAGCACTTCTTCTGGTTGGTCTTTGCAATGATCTTGCTCGTCATCTGGATGATTCGTCGCTTCACAGTGCGCCGTCCAGGTCGCGCATGGGAAGCAATCCGCCAGGATGAAGATGTTGCAGCTCTTATGGGCGTTAACACCCTCATCTACAAGCTCTGGTCATTCGTGATCGGTGCAGCAGTAGGTGGAGCCGCCGGCGTTCTCTACGCATCGAAGGTCATGGTTATCTCACCAGATATGTTCAAGTTTGATGTTTCGATTTTGATTCTTGCCTGCGTGGTATTCGGTGGAATCGGAAATATCTGGGGCGTAATTCTCGGTGCAGGAATCTTGGCTTACCTGCCAGAGCGCATCCGATTTATCTCTGATGCACGTCAGGTTATCTTCGGCCTTGTTCTCATCTTGATGATGAACCTTCGCCCAGATGGACTGCTCCCACGTAAGAAGCGTGAAAAAATTGAAGAGAAGAGGTCAATGTAATGTCTGAGAAACTTCTCGAACTTAAGAACGTCACCATCAAGTTCGGTGGTGTGACAGCTCTCAACGAAGTTAACTTCCATGTTAACAAAGGTGAAATCTGCGCACTCATCGGACCTAACGGCGCTGGAAAGACAACAGTCTTTAACGTCGTCACAGGTGTCTACCCAATTACTTCAGGCGAAATCACCTTCAAGGGCGAAAACCTTGCAGGCAAGAAGCGCCACCAAGTAACTAAGTCAGGCCTTGCGCGTACATTCCAGAACGTTCGCCTCTTCGGAGATATGACCGCTCTCGAAAACGTCATCACAGCAACCGATGTACATAAGAAGACTGGTCTTCTCCGTGCACTTATCGGAACACCTCTTAACCGTCGCGAAGAGAAGGAGAGCAAGGCGCGCGCGCACGAGCTCTTGGCTCTCATGGGTATCGATCACCGCGCAGACCAACTTGCAAAGAATCTTCCTTACGGAGATCAGCGTCGTCTCGAAATCGCTCGCGCTCTTGGAACAGAGCCTGAGCTTCTTCTTCTCGACGAACCAGCAGCTGGCTTCAACCCTGCGGAAAAGGTAGAGCTCGCGAAGCTCATCAAGAAGATTCGCGATAAGGGCTACACAGTTCTTCTCATTGAACACGATATGTCGCTCATTATGGGAATCTCAGATCGCGTTGCAGTTCTCGACTTCGGTCAGAAGATTGCAGATGATCTTCCATCAGTTGTACAAAACGACCCTCGAGTTATCGAGGCTTACCTAGGAGTGCCAGCAGATGCGTCTTGAAATTAAAGATCTTCGCGTTCACTACGGCAAGATTGAAGCCATCAAGGGCGTATCAGTCGTTGTAAACCAAGGTGAGATCGTCACGCTCATCGGCGCTAACGGTGCCGGTAAGACAACTATCCTTAAAACCATCTCAGGACTTCGCCCCGTATCAAGTGGCGACATCACATTCGATGGCACAAGCATCAATAAGATCCCTGCCCACGAGCGCGTTGATCTTGGTATTTCACAGGTTCCAGAAGGCCGCGGAATTTTCCCAGGCATGACAGTCCTTGAAAACCTAGAGATGGGTAAGTTCAACCGCAAGGATCGTAAGCACGAGATGCAAGAAGATCTCGACCGCATCTACACCTTGTTCCCACGTCTTAAGGAGCGCACAGCGCAAGCTGGTGGAACTCTTTCAGGTGGAGAGCAGCAGATGCTTGCAATGGGTCGCGCACTTATGGCACGCCCTAAGGTCTTGTTGCTTGATGAGCCTTCAATGGGTCTTGCTCCTCAGATGATTGCAAATATCTTCCGCATCATCACAGAGATTAACAAGCAGGGCGTAACGATTCTCTTGGTAGAGCAGAATGCACAGCAAGCGCTTCAGCGCGCACACCGTGCATATATTCTCGAAACAGGAAGCGTTACAAAGGAAGCAGCAGCTTCTGACCTACTTAATGACCCAGCTGTACGCGAGGCTTACCTCGGAACAGGTGCTCACTAAGTAAGTACTTACTCCTTATTTAAAATGAGGCAGGTTATGCGAGCTGTACAAGTTCGCTGACCTGCCTCGTTTGTTATAACGATCTCATAGACACAGAGAGTGCGACCGAGTGAAACTGGTGTCGCAACTGCGGTGACGTAGCCACTCGTTGCTGATTTGTGGTGAGTTGCATTGATATCAACACCAACAATCTTGCGATCAGGCCCGGCATGTAACTGAGTGCCGATAGAACCTAAAGACTCAGCAAGAACTACGTTTGCACCGCCGTGAAGGAGGCCGATAGGTTGCGTATTGCCTTCTACAGGCATGCGAGCAACCAAGCGCTGTGGCGACACTTCGAGCATTTCGATACCCATCTTGATATCGAGAGCCCCTTGGCCGCGCTCTTTGATGATTGCTAAGTAATCAGGTTCAGTCATAGTTGCAGAGTTTATATCTATGATGAGCGCCATGGCTACGAAGAGCAATTCGACGCAAAAGAGATTGCTACTTATCGATGG
Encoded proteins:
- a CDS encoding branched-chain amino acid ABC transporter permease, with the protein product MNALRNFNLRDKGAEIWSGWSRPVRTAFVLTMILIVGLLPFSAEWGPTSFLNTPITSFQNVLVYPVGMFILMALGLNIVVGKSGLLDLGFVAFFAIGAYSQAILSTLYGWNTWEILPFGIMFAMISGVILGLPALRLRGDYLAIITLGFGEIVRIVALNISVTGGPNGIAGIPNPPTIFGFEFNLMFPEHFFWLVFAMILLVIWMIRRFTVRRPGRAWEAIRQDEDVAALMGVNTLIYKLWSFVIGAAVGGAAGVLYASKVMVISPDMFKFDVSILILACVVFGGIGNIWGVILGAGILAYLPERIRFISDARQVIFGLVLILMMNLRPDGLLPRKKREKIEEKRSM
- a CDS encoding PaaI family thioesterase; protein product: MTEPDYLAIIKERGQGALDIKMGIEMLEVSPQRLVARMPVEGNTQPIGLLHGGANVVLAESLGSIGTQLHAGPDRKIVGVDINATHHKSATSGYVTAVATPVSLGRTLCVYEIVITNEAGQRTCTARITCLILNKE
- a CDS encoding ABC transporter ATP-binding protein, which gives rise to MSEKLLELKNVTIKFGGVTALNEVNFHVNKGEICALIGPNGAGKTTVFNVVTGVYPITSGEITFKGENLAGKKRHQVTKSGLARTFQNVRLFGDMTALENVITATDVHKKTGLLRALIGTPLNRREEKESKARAHELLALMGIDHRADQLAKNLPYGDQRRLEIARALGTEPELLLLDEPAAGFNPAEKVELAKLIKKIRDKGYTVLLIEHDMSLIMGISDRVAVLDFGQKIADDLPSVVQNDPRVIEAYLGVPADAS
- a CDS encoding ABC transporter ATP-binding protein, which produces MRLEIKDLRVHYGKIEAIKGVSVVVNQGEIVTLIGANGAGKTTILKTISGLRPVSSGDITFDGTSINKIPAHERVDLGISQVPEGRGIFPGMTVLENLEMGKFNRKDRKHEMQEDLDRIYTLFPRLKERTAQAGGTLSGGEQQMLAMGRALMARPKVLLLDEPSMGLAPQMIANIFRIITEINKQGVTILLVEQNAQQALQRAHRAYILETGSVTKEAAASDLLNDPAVREAYLGTGAH